One window of Atribacter laminatus genomic DNA carries:
- a CDS encoding CHRD domain-containing protein — MKTYTFLLLVLSLIFLGTLTTLAIEPIPISQNYQYMAILSGDEAIPPQNTGAFGKAYFSISQDMDQITYQVEVYNIYDVLMVTLRLGSPGKEGSLIVWLFPENPPPTPLKYKGLFEGVLAEGIITEDRLAGRLKGFPLFSLVQEIENGRVFVQVDTLLHQIGELRGQLLPNP; from the coding sequence ATGAAAACCTACACTTTCCTCTTGTTGGTTTTGAGTCTAATTTTTTTGGGAACATTAACAACCCTGGCGATTGAACCTATTCCAATAAGCCAAAATTATCAATATATGGCAATTCTATCTGGAGATGAGGCTATACCACCACAAAATACCGGAGCTTTTGGAAAAGCTTATTTTAGTATAAGCCAAGATATGGATCAGATCACTTATCAAGTTGAAGTTTATAATATTTATGATGTGTTAATGGTAACTTTACGTTTGGGTTCTCCAGGAAAAGAAGGTTCTCTGATCGTGTGGCTTTTTCCAGAAAATCCTCCACCAACTCCATTAAAATATAAAGGACTGTTTGAGGGGGTTCTTGCTGAAGGAATTATTACCGAAGATCGACTAGCGGGTAGATTAAAAGGATTTCCTCTTTTTTCATTAGTCCAAGAAATTGAAAACGGAAGAGTTTTTGTACAGGTTGATACTTTACTTCACCAAATTGGAGAGTTAAGGGGTCAGTTATTACCCAATCCTTGA
- a CDS encoding DUF1638 domain-containing protein, translating to MQYFLIACDIFVREVSYIIATSPSTINVKFLEKGLHERPDYLREVLQSEIDQANQSEYNYDAVLLAYALCGNSSKGIIARDLPIVIPKAHDCITLFLGSRLKYLEEFNNHPGTYYYTPSAVERGFAVGSETNENLERKYQEYLAKYGEENAKYLMEIEEGWMKHYSYAASVDYELFRFLNYHDKVKEIAQKKSLQYREIAGDLNLIEKLLNGDWNHHEFLVLQPGQQVEVTNDDSVIAGVDIQE from the coding sequence ATGCAGTATTTTTTAATTGCCTGTGATATTTTTGTAAGAGAAGTTTCTTATATCATTGCTACTTCTCCGAGTACAATTAACGTTAAGTTTTTGGAAAAAGGGCTTCACGAAAGACCTGATTATCTGAGAGAAGTTTTACAAAGCGAAATCGACCAAGCCAACCAGAGTGAATACAATTATGATGCAGTATTGCTTGCCTATGCCTTATGCGGTAATTCCTCCAAGGGAATCATTGCCAGAGACCTACCAATTGTTATCCCAAAGGCTCATGATTGCATTACTCTTTTTTTGGGTTCGAGATTGAAATATCTTGAGGAATTTAATAATCATCCTGGAACCTATTATTACACACCGAGTGCAGTAGAAAGAGGGTTTGCAGTTGGGTCGGAAACCAATGAAAATTTAGAAAGGAAATACCAAGAATACCTTGCAAAATATGGAGAGGAAAATGCTAAATATTTAATGGAAATTGAAGAAGGCTGGATGAAGCACTATAGTTATGCTGCCAGTGTTGATTACGAACTTTTTCGTTTTTTAAATTATCATGACAAAGTAAAAGAGATTGCTCAAAAGAAATCTCTTCAATACCGAGAAATTGCGGGGGACCTCAATTTAATAGAGAAACTTCTTAACGGAGATTGGAATCATCATGAATTTCTTGTTCTTCAACCCGGACAACAAGTGGAAGTAACCAACGATGATTCAGTTATTGCTGGAGTTGATATTCAGGAATAA
- a CDS encoding DUF1795 domain-containing protein, whose translation MLVFLKKSLQISFFIFLILTFFIPLSTNAQSQTPIDAILGKAIQLFQEGSYLDAYIELEAALRIDPNNTQALNYKFQCETNLGGLPSVGTTSLPDDHALTDSAPNFTPQLTPKPSITATSFPENLATPNILLQPSLTPQSIDTNTDSQNTTQIIPAVSPAKKQQIFITDPPGWVKQPINDPSQIAYFQLPNQQRIVIAELVVYQESLESDKTPEEYLEYIQKNRLKPPEFELYVPLESVSTTLAGLPAIQHNFLFSNGTLQLKARVVLVISNKMAYSFLFYSSIADFNQLETNFNQVLELVSTEEKNQSQPSVELSFVGQAGPVGIRVPLPKETILKETSSIRTVYNGPNQSLIEIITPELIDQLKPAEANAVSGKLFQKQSNLSIGSQIIEIKLYQYVENNRNYALLTAFYVGKPLLIIISLPQDEYLLAQSWLIRLIQSVNFTSP comes from the coding sequence GTGTTGGTTTTTCTAAAAAAGTCTTTACAAATTTCTTTCTTCATTTTTCTTATTTTGACCTTTTTTATTCCCTTATCAACCAATGCCCAAAGTCAAACTCCAATTGATGCTATCTTGGGAAAAGCAATTCAACTATTTCAAGAAGGAAGCTACCTTGATGCTTACATTGAGCTGGAAGCAGCTTTAAGGATCGATCCTAATAATACTCAGGCTCTTAACTATAAATTTCAATGTGAAACTAATCTTGGAGGGTTACCATCGGTTGGAACAACTTCTCTCCCTGACGATCACGCCCTAACCGATTCAGCTCCAAATTTTACACCTCAATTAACCCCTAAACCAAGCATTACAGCCACCTCATTTCCCGAAAATTTAGCAACGCCAAATATTTTACTCCAGCCTTCTCTAACCCCCCAATCAATCGATACAAATACCGATTCACAAAATACAACTCAAATCATTCCAGCAGTAAGCCCTGCGAAGAAGCAGCAAATATTCATTACCGATCCTCCCGGATGGGTAAAACAACCAATCAACGATCCCTCCCAAATTGCATATTTTCAGCTTCCTAATCAACAACGAATTGTAATCGCTGAATTGGTTGTCTACCAAGAATCTCTTGAAAGTGACAAAACCCCAGAAGAGTACTTAGAATATATTCAAAAAAATCGGCTAAAACCACCTGAATTTGAACTTTATGTTCCACTCGAAAGCGTGTCAACTACTCTGGCAGGCCTTCCTGCTATTCAACATAATTTTTTATTTAGCAATGGTACTCTGCAGCTAAAAGCGCGGGTTGTTTTAGTTATTTCCAATAAAATGGCTTATTCTTTTCTTTTTTACTCCAGCATAGCCGATTTTAATCAATTAGAAACAAATTTTAACCAAGTTTTGGAATTAGTTTCAACCGAAGAAAAAAACCAAAGCCAACCTTCTGTTGAATTAAGCTTTGTCGGTCAGGCAGGTCCAGTTGGTATTCGTGTACCACTTCCAAAGGAAACGATTCTCAAGGAAACTTCTTCAATTAGAACTGTCTATAATGGTCCCAATCAAAGTTTAATTGAAATAATAACGCCAGAATTAATTGATCAATTGAAACCAGCTGAGGCGAATGCTGTATCGGGAAAACTTTTCCAAAAACAGTCTAATCTATCTATTGGTTCTCAAATCATTGAGATAAAGCTTTATCAATATGTTGAAAATAATCGCAATTATGCCCTGCTCACAGCTTTTTACGTTGGGAAACCTCTTCTGATAATTATTTCTCTTCCTCAGGATGAATATTTGCTTGCTCAATCCTGGTTAATCCGTCTCATCCAATCGGTAAACTTTACTAGTCCATAA
- a CDS encoding lysophospholipid acyltransferase family protein, whose translation MSLPADTLLWKIGKKWISPFVSKIYHIEFSGRIPKPPFLLISNHVSPFDPFFIAPYIDLPISWVIAQISFQNPIERFFLNKIGAIQKFKSRPDPAMLYSIYDILNKGGVVGLFPEGTITWTGDFQDHLISPKSMNKLILSLDVPVVAACIQGAWLSHPVWADHGRKPKIFVNFNTYSDYLAMEFIHHSEWEWQKKHRIPYPGKRKAQGIERVLWICPYCSSFRTLLGKKDEVICSSCHNRWSINDSGFIGGKTLLDLFHRQIEVFSEWVNDSPKVSFPSVTASFRNDRTTRLIKTLHQRLTIDDDAIQIGTIPMDIKKIKGMNTHFRDILEFRYEDTLVQIKSKYTSFLLYNWIVIRKKQILGQVSDETSD comes from the coding sequence ATGAGTTTACCAGCTGATACTCTTTTGTGGAAGATAGGGAAAAAGTGGATTTCCCCATTTGTAAGTAAAATTTATCATATTGAATTTTCTGGAAGAATCCCTAAGCCACCTTTCCTCCTTATCAGTAATCATGTAAGCCCGTTCGATCCATTCTTTATTGCACCCTATATTGATTTACCTATTTCCTGGGTTATTGCCCAAATTTCCTTCCAAAATCCGATTGAACGTTTTTTTCTCAATAAAATAGGAGCTATCCAAAAGTTTAAATCACGACCTGACCCTGCCATGCTTTATTCTATTTATGACATTTTAAATAAAGGCGGAGTTGTTGGTCTTTTTCCTGAAGGGACCATTACCTGGACCGGTGATTTTCAAGATCATTTAATCTCTCCAAAAAGTATGAATAAGCTTATCCTCTCTCTTGATGTTCCTGTTGTTGCTGCCTGCATTCAGGGAGCCTGGTTATCGCACCCAGTTTGGGCAGATCACGGGAGAAAACCTAAAATTTTTGTTAATTTTAATACCTACTCAGATTATTTAGCAATGGAATTTATCCATCATTCAGAATGGGAATGGCAAAAAAAACACCGTATTCCTTACCCTGGGAAAAGAAAAGCCCAAGGGATAGAGCGAGTACTCTGGATCTGTCCCTATTGTTCAAGTTTTCGCACCCTTTTGGGTAAAAAGGACGAGGTCATTTGTTCGTCCTGCCATAATCGCTGGTCAATCAATGATTCTGGCTTTATTGGAGGTAAAACCTTACTCGACTTGTTTCATCGTCAAATCGAGGTTTTTTCTGAATGGGTTAACGATTCACCCAAAGTATCTTTCCCTTCGGTGACGGCATCCTTTAGAAATGATCGGACTACTCGTCTTATAAAAACCCTACACCAAAGATTAACCATTGATGATGATGCCATTCAAATTGGAACAATACCTATGGATATTAAGAAAATTAAGGGAATGAATACCCATTTTCGAGATATTCTTGAATTCCGTTATGAAGATACCTTAGTTCAAATCAAAAGCAAATATACTTCTTTCCTGCTTTATAATTGGATAGTTATTAGAAAAAAACAAATTCTTGGACAGGTGAGTGACGAAACCAGCGATTAA
- a CDS encoding desulfoferrodoxin FeS4 iron-binding domain-containing protein, whose protein sequence is MPKVEKIGQVFECKICGNVVEIKTVGGGELICCGQPMVLVNQKAK, encoded by the coding sequence ATGCCAAAAGTTGAAAAAATTGGACAGGTTTTTGAGTGTAAAATATGTGGAAACGTAGTTGAAATAAAGACAGTTGGTGGTGGTGAATTAATCTGCTGTGGTCAACCCATGGTACTGGTTAATCAAAAAGCAAAGTAA
- a CDS encoding DegQ family serine endoprotease, whose protein sequence is MFKNKKLNYGFLLSMFVFFTLSSFSWAATVLPEVNDIIPDIVDRVSHSVVNVNTSKTMTVTSPFAPFAPFFDQMPEQFQREVPQRGLGTGFIFREDGYILTNNHVIEGADEIKVTLLDGREFNGKVIGADPLTDIAVVKVEAENLPTLSFGDSDAARVGEFVVAIGNPYGLSHTVTMGVLSAKGRAVPSGDTGQEYENFLQTDAAINPGNSGGPLLNLDGELIGINTAIIPFAQGVGFAIPINMAKSILDQLIEKGKVVRAWLGVYIQNVTPEIGKQFGYEGTTGALVADVIENGPAAKASFQRGDIILSVNDQEITDTKQLQNTIRSLKPGDSANIQVWRNGEKKTIDVQLEELEDEATVMPSFEITPEKVELGMEISEITADLQQKYGFTESKGVVVVLVTPGGPAEEAGLRAGDVILQINRTDSTSVEEFKTVLAKIEPGDTAILLISRAGRTLFVPVKAIEKK, encoded by the coding sequence ATGTTCAAAAATAAAAAATTAAATTATGGATTTTTGTTATCAATGTTTGTGTTTTTTACCTTAAGCAGCTTTTCCTGGGCAGCTACTGTTCTGCCAGAAGTAAACGATATTATTCCTGATATCGTTGACCGGGTTAGTCATTCAGTAGTCAATGTAAATACCTCAAAAACCATGACGGTTACTTCACCTTTTGCACCCTTTGCCCCTTTCTTTGATCAAATGCCTGAGCAGTTTCAACGTGAAGTACCTCAAAGAGGTCTTGGAACTGGTTTTATTTTTCGTGAAGATGGGTATATTCTTACCAATAACCATGTAATTGAAGGTGCTGATGAAATAAAAGTAACTTTATTGGATGGAAGAGAATTTAATGGTAAAGTAATTGGTGCCGATCCTTTAACCGATATAGCTGTTGTTAAAGTTGAAGCGGAAAACCTTCCTACCCTTTCCTTTGGTGATTCTGATGCTGCCCGAGTTGGTGAATTTGTAGTAGCAATTGGGAACCCTTACGGTCTTTCTCATACGGTAACTATGGGAGTATTGAGCGCTAAAGGGCGTGCAGTACCATCGGGTGATACTGGTCAAGAATATGAGAACTTTCTGCAAACGGATGCAGCTATTAATCCAGGGAATAGCGGTGGGCCGCTCTTAAATTTGGATGGAGAGTTAATTGGTATCAATACTGCTATTATTCCTTTTGCCCAGGGAGTTGGGTTTGCGATTCCTATCAATATGGCAAAATCGATACTTGATCAATTAATCGAAAAAGGAAAAGTTGTCCGAGCTTGGTTAGGGGTCTACATTCAAAATGTTACACCAGAAATTGGAAAACAGTTTGGCTATGAAGGAACTACTGGAGCATTAGTTGCCGATGTTATTGAGAATGGACCAGCGGCGAAAGCAAGTTTTCAACGAGGTGATATTATCCTTTCAGTCAATGATCAAGAAATCACAGACACAAAACAACTTCAAAATACCATTCGATCTTTAAAACCAGGTGACTCAGCAAACATCCAAGTTTGGAGAAATGGTGAAAAGAAAACCATTGATGTACAGTTAGAAGAACTGGAAGATGAAGCAACCGTTATGCCATCTTTTGAAATAACTCCTGAAAAGGTTGAATTAGGTATGGAAATTAGTGAAATTACTGCTGACCTTCAACAGAAATATGGTTTTACTGAAAGCAAAGGAGTAGTTGTTGTTTTGGTTACACCGGGTGGTCCAGCCGAAGAAGCTGGGTTAAGAGCTGGAGACGTAATCCTTCAAATCAATCGGACTGATAGTACATCGGTCGAAGAGTTTAAAACGGTTTTAGCCAAAATTGAACCAGGAGATACAGCAATTCTTCTGATCAGCCGAGCTGGGCGGACATTGTTTGTTCCAGTTAAAGCTATTGAGAAAAAATAA
- a CDS encoding 6-phosphofructokinase — protein MGKKKVAVLVGGGPAPGLNGVISSVTLESIQRGYEVVGIYNGFKWISSASFDPKVHTIALDRKVVDGIHFKGGSILGTARDSLIKNGKIDTEKVNNVKKAMEILDIGYLVTTGGDDTAFSASIVSKEIKNFYVAHVPKTIDNDLPLPGEMPTFGFQTARELGTDLLKNLLEDARTTGRWYFVVAMGRSAGHLALGMGIAAGATLTIIPEQFGDGKTTLKSVCDIIEGSMLKRKLQGMDWGIAVVAEGVAYKFGDFDQLEKVLGRPIPKDPHGHPRLAEVPLGDLLKREIENRYAEREQKITIVTKDIGYELRCADPIPFDIEYTRELGYGAMDFLLGDDYNADFKEAGAMISLVEGNLNPIPFHQIMDPDSGKKTIRLVNTYSYNYKVARAFMTLLQPNELNNPDQLSKLSSIAKMDEITIKKHFETLPRI, from the coding sequence ATGGGAAAAAAGAAAGTTGCAGTTCTGGTGGGCGGTGGCCCGGCACCAGGTTTAAACGGTGTTATATCTTCGGTAACGCTTGAATCTATCCAAAGAGGTTATGAAGTAGTGGGTATATATAACGGATTTAAATGGATTTCTTCAGCTTCTTTTGATCCAAAAGTACATACAATAGCTTTAGATCGAAAAGTTGTTGATGGGATTCATTTTAAGGGTGGATCGATATTAGGTACTGCCCGAGATAGTCTAATTAAAAATGGAAAAATCGATACTGAAAAAGTAAATAATGTGAAGAAAGCAATGGAAATACTGGATATAGGTTACCTCGTAACAACTGGAGGAGATGATACTGCTTTTAGTGCCAGTATTGTATCCAAAGAAATTAAGAATTTTTATGTCGCTCATGTTCCTAAAACTATTGATAATGATTTACCCTTACCTGGTGAAATGCCAACCTTTGGTTTTCAAACAGCTCGTGAATTAGGTACTGACCTTTTAAAGAATTTATTAGAAGATGCTCGGACAACTGGCCGATGGTATTTTGTGGTTGCAATGGGGCGAAGTGCCGGACATTTGGCTTTAGGGATGGGAATAGCTGCTGGAGCGACCTTGACTATAATTCCTGAACAGTTTGGTGATGGAAAAACGACCTTAAAAAGTGTTTGTGATATCATCGAAGGTTCGATGCTTAAAAGAAAGCTTCAGGGCATGGACTGGGGAATTGCTGTAGTAGCTGAAGGAGTAGCTTATAAATTTGGTGATTTTGACCAATTAGAAAAAGTTTTGGGGAGACCCATACCGAAAGATCCTCATGGACATCCTCGATTGGCTGAAGTTCCATTGGGTGATCTTTTAAAGCGGGAAATTGAGAACCGTTATGCCGAGAGAGAACAGAAAATTACAATAGTAACCAAGGACATCGGATACGAACTAAGATGTGCTGATCCTATTCCATTTGATATTGAATATACTCGTGAGTTGGGATATGGAGCAATGGATTTTCTCCTTGGCGATGATTACAATGCTGACTTTAAAGAAGCCGGAGCTATGATCAGTTTGGTAGAAGGGAATCTTAATCCAATTCCTTTCCATCAAATTATGGATCCCGATAGCGGAAAGAAGACCATTCGTTTGGTCAATACTTACTCATACAATTATAAGGTTGCCAGAGCTTTCATGACCTTGCTCCAACCCAATGAATTAAATAATCCGGATCAGCTATCTAAACTTTCCAGTATTGCCAAGATGGATGAAATTACTATTAAAAAACACTTTGAGACTTTACCGAGAATTTAA
- a CDS encoding isoamylase early set domain-containing protein: protein MSQNREKWVKEIFRQTVIKAVEKGEEIQDKIQKLTEEIINSEIKNLGLTQEKMKNLTQNAMEGIIEGTKETREKAEELNQKAIEGIIAAIRNLPGLNKTKTREYIKHAASGIKATLNNAGDKIVDSLYGTLENIFELKQKARVTFKFMAPNASQVSLVGSFNDWNPTATPLKKTLKGHWSVTLSLLQGKYEYRYLVDNQWFTDPNTPHVFNQFGTENSILTVGE, encoded by the coding sequence ATGAGCCAAAACCGTGAAAAGTGGGTAAAGGAAATTTTTCGGCAAACTGTCATTAAAGCAGTGGAAAAAGGGGAAGAGATACAGGATAAAATACAAAAATTAACCGAAGAAATTATCAACTCCGAAATCAAAAATCTTGGCTTAACCCAAGAAAAAATGAAAAATTTAACCCAAAATGCGATGGAAGGAATTATTGAAGGAACAAAAGAAACTCGAGAAAAAGCAGAAGAATTAAACCAAAAAGCCATTGAAGGAATAATAGCAGCCATACGAAACCTACCAGGGCTAAATAAGACGAAAACCAGAGAATATATCAAACACGCTGCATCAGGAATCAAAGCAACTTTAAACAATGCTGGGGATAAAATTGTGGATTCGTTGTATGGAACTCTTGAAAATATTTTTGAGCTCAAACAAAAAGCTCGGGTAACATTTAAATTTATGGCACCAAATGCTTCACAGGTTTCCCTGGTTGGATCTTTTAATGATTGGAATCCAACCGCGACCCCACTCAAAAAAACCCTCAAAGGACATTGGAGTGTTACCCTTAGTCTTCTTCAAGGAAAATATGAATATCGTTATTTAGTTGATAATCAATGGTTCACTGACCCGAATACCCCCCACGTTTTTAACCAATTTGGTACTGAAAATTCTATTCTCACCGTAGGAGAATAG
- a CDS encoding SDH family Clp fold serine proteinase — translation MFWNIVIIIFLVILIYPIIQMKALQQQRYFFIRSLERKRGSRVIVLIHRQEEMSFFGFPIARYINIEDSEKILRAIHLTNKNIPIDLILHTPGGIVLAAEQIARAIKKHPAKVTVFIPHYSMSGGSLIALAADEVVMDPNAVIGPVDPQIGTMHSQYPAASVLKALEVPNPNRDDETLILGDIARKAINQVYQVVYDLVKDKVEEEKAKKLADKLSTGIWTHDFPITVELAQEMELPVRVGIPQEIYDLMELYPQTQQNRPTVEFIPGPYRKPDKKGS, via the coding sequence GTGTTCTGGAATATTGTGATAATAATTTTTTTAGTTATTTTGATTTATCCTATCATTCAAATGAAAGCACTTCAGCAGCAAAGATACTTTTTTATCCGGAGTCTGGAACGAAAACGAGGATCACGGGTTATTGTCCTTATTCATCGCCAGGAAGAAATGTCCTTTTTTGGATTCCCAATTGCTCGATATATCAATATTGAAGATTCTGAAAAAATTTTGAGGGCTATTCATTTAACCAACAAAAACATTCCTATTGATCTCATTTTACATACACCAGGAGGAATAGTTCTTGCCGCAGAACAAATTGCCCGGGCTATTAAAAAGCATCCAGCAAAAGTGACGGTATTTATTCCTCACTACTCCATGTCAGGTGGGTCACTAATTGCATTGGCTGCCGATGAGGTAGTAATGGATCCAAATGCCGTAATAGGACCGGTTGATCCCCAAATTGGAACTATGCATTCTCAATATCCAGCGGCTTCAGTATTGAAAGCATTAGAAGTTCCCAATCCCAACCGAGATGATGAAACTTTGATTTTAGGAGATATAGCTCGAAAAGCTATCAATCAAGTTTATCAGGTGGTTTATGATTTAGTCAAAGATAAGGTTGAAGAAGAAAAGGCTAAAAAATTAGCGGATAAATTAAGCACCGGTATCTGGACCCATGATTTTCCGATTACTGTAGAATTAGCCCAGGAGATGGAATTGCCAGTTCGTGTTGGTATTCCGCAGGAAATCTATGACTTAATGGAACTTTACCCTCAAACTCAGCAAAATCGTCCTACTGTTGAGTTTATCCCCGGTCCCTACCGAAAACCGGATAAGAAAGGGAGTTAA
- a CDS encoding DUF1848 domain-containing protein, with product MIISASRRTDIPAFYGEWFMRRLRDGFVVIPNPFNAHRFSIQSLSPDDVEAIVFWSKNPFPFFTILSEVDHLGFQNRYLFHFTLNPYYQTVFEPYLPPFSERVDTFSMLADTIGQKRIIWRYDPIIFCNGNLKFDLTFHKQAFSQLIKRLHPFTKKIVISFLDFYRKNQIVFKTLKKKYCIEIIEPNIKDIEDLTKNITEVASSYGIEVFGCCEKREFSEIMNRNGIKPGRCIHFSDIEAALPKVKIPKKLRKKDPGQRENCGCTISKDIGAYHTCWYRCGYCYATDFQRLKPNSSLSFPYLQ from the coding sequence ATGATTATCAGTGCCAGTCGCCGAACCGATATCCCCGCTTTTTATGGCGAGTGGTTTATGAGGCGGCTCCGAGATGGGTTTGTTGTTATTCCTAATCCTTTCAATGCTCACCGTTTTAGTATCCAATCTCTTAGCCCTGATGATGTTGAAGCAATTGTCTTTTGGAGTAAAAATCCTTTTCCTTTTTTTACCATTCTTTCTGAAGTAGATCATTTGGGTTTTCAGAATCGTTATCTTTTCCATTTTACTTTAAATCCTTATTATCAAACTGTATTTGAACCTTATCTTCCACCTTTTTCAGAAAGAGTGGACACTTTTTCCATGCTTGCTGATACTATAGGACAAAAAAGAATAATTTGGCGCTATGATCCAATTATCTTTTGTAATGGGAATCTTAAATTTGATTTAACCTTTCATAAACAAGCTTTTTCCCAACTAATAAAAAGATTGCATCCCTTTACCAAGAAAATAGTGATCAGTTTTCTCGATTTTTATAGAAAAAACCAAATAGTTTTTAAAACACTGAAAAAAAAATATTGTATTGAAATAATTGAACCGAATATAAAAGACATTGAAGATCTTACTAAAAATATTACAGAAGTTGCCAGTAGTTATGGAATCGAGGTTTTTGGATGCTGTGAAAAAAGAGAATTTTCCGAAATTATGAATAGGAATGGAATTAAACCGGGACGATGTATTCATTTTAGTGATATTGAAGCTGCTCTTCCCAAGGTAAAAATTCCAAAAAAATTACGAAAAAAAGATCCCGGACAAAGAGAGAATTGCGGCTGTACAATAAGTAAGGATATTGGTGCTTACCATACCTGTTGGTATCGTTGTGGATATTGCTATGCAACCGATTTTCAGCGACTCAAACCCAACTCTAGCTTGAGCTTTCCTTACCTACAATAA
- a CDS encoding class II aldolase/adducin family protein translates to MDEKELREALVYWGRKIIEKKLVVGAGGNISARYKDIMLISPSGLGFDELEPQDYVAVNLETGKTVSDGRPSSEVVMHWFCYLGRPDINAVVHTHPPLTIGVVAGGGQIGPMFPDFVAYLGSLGYIDYVTPCTAELARTVQGQVKEKNGVLMLNHGALTVGQNLKEAFQRTELIEESARILIAAKQFGEPRILTSKECDEIRNLDAEKYRMELIKKATNQ, encoded by the coding sequence ATGGATGAAAAAGAACTTCGGGAAGCATTAGTTTATTGGGGTCGGAAGATCATTGAAAAAAAATTAGTTGTGGGTGCTGGTGGCAATATAAGCGCTCGATATAAAGATATCATGCTGATTTCACCCAGTGGGTTAGGATTTGATGAATTAGAACCACAAGACTATGTTGCAGTAAATCTGGAAACCGGAAAAACCGTATCCGATGGCCGACCTTCTTCTGAAGTAGTTATGCACTGGTTCTGTTATTTAGGGAGGCCGGATATTAATGCCGTTGTTCATACTCACCCTCCTCTTACCATTGGGGTTGTTGCCGGTGGGGGACAAATTGGACCAATGTTTCCAGATTTTGTAGCTTACTTGGGATCATTAGGTTATATCGACTATGTGACTCCTTGCACCGCTGAATTAGCCCGGACGGTTCAAGGCCAAGTAAAAGAAAAAAACGGAGTTCTCATGCTCAACCATGGTGCATTAACTGTCGGTCAAAATCTAAAAGAAGCCTTTCAAAGAACCGAATTAATCGAAGAATCAGCCAGGATACTGATTGCAGCAAAGCAATTTGGAGAGCCTCGAATTTTAACATCAAAAGAATGTGATGAAATTAGAAATCTCGATGCAGAAAAATATCGAATGGAACTCATAAAAAAAGCAACGAATCAATGA